tcaacccattgctccaatattcccattctgtcggaaatcaagttttcctctttgtctcggcacgatgaacatcgaggtgtgtaaggcttcatcctgctgacttattggtaaaaattcagcgcctggtgcggttgctccctgcacttttcgagttcgcagacctgttgtttctcccaggtttcctttttccgtctgtgaagtcgcttctccgctcgacggagttcgtgataagtctctgcgcgtgcccgcattctttgagaatgcaacattactcggtatgcggcattcttccgttccgttgctagtttccattcatcgtcaaaccagccgttccgactcttttcgcggctggggccaaatatgtttgtggccgtatgtaTGATAAcgatcttcaggtgattatgaagatcatttgttttttcccctcttataggtgttgcggagggctgtgttgtggatgacttcagtgttaactctcacctgattgtcagaagggattctgggtggtgttgttattcgagctcggagcaccatgccaacgagatagtgatccgagtctatattggccccctatatgttctgacattcatcaaggctgagagatggcagcgttcgatcaacatgtggttgaaagtggtcctgtctgtaGAGGCCCACGTACCTAATCCCcaagctggaggaccagttggtacaatttgtcccgtttttaggcgcggaaaactctacgtttgcgaggcaattttcgaaatataagcctcactaacgtccacgcccctatagaggagactgcagtcggagaaggatatcttctacgaagcAATTGAACGAACCCATGAAGcttgccccagatatgatatcaaaatcatacttggagattttaacattcaagtagggatggagcccctATACAGGCGATAGCTTATGGTACACAAAACTACGAGTAACAACTGATTGCGGATTATCCAACCAGCAGTTTTGTACGAAATGATTATTGGATGCTTCTCTTttacgcggaaaacggtccacaaacatacgtgaacCTCTTCAGGCGGAACCACTTCCAACCAATTTGACCACGcgctaatcgaacgccgccgcCTCTCAGCTTTAATtaatgtcagaacacatagaGGGCCAAGATAAACCCGAACCTCTATTTCGTTTTCATGGTGCCCCGAGCTCGAATAGAAATACCACCGCTGACAATCCTCCCTGGAAACTTCGTCGAATGGAGAATCGACTTcgtagacagaaaaaggaagcctgagaaaaccaataagtctgcaaactcgaaaaatacagggagcaaccgacgccttatatacctcgacgTTCATTCTGtcgaaataaagaagaaaaattaatttccgATCGTATCATAAGCCGCCAGCAGTCGGTGGCCGAATTGGGCATGCTTCAACCAGATTTTCAAGGCACGCCGATTTTGGCGATGGCCGCCAGGTCAGGACATTCCGAGGCCCTGGTTGTGAGCGCACTATCCCTGACGTAACTGTTTTTacggagtccttagtgtcagcAATCCAATTTCACGGCcaatgatcatcagtacatttccgTCGAAATGACAAACGGCTCTTCCCAATGTTCTGTCGTCCGGCAAACACCTACCGGATGaaacatcgggaaaatcgacGTTGAAAAGTGTCAAAGTTCTCTCAAGAAGGGTAAATCAGCGACAAGATCCAGGCGCAGACAGAAGGACTgcaactgaatcgctagttcattcaacaatgagccttattaCCGCAGCTTGTAATAATACATCGTCTCCCAAAAGGAAACTACGTTCCGGAAAATTACCCGTGTGCTGGCGAGCGGCTGAAATCACAAGCCTACGAAGGAATTGCCTCAGACTTCGATGAAAATGGATGAAATCGTACAGGCTTTTTCGTGTCCAACTCATCCGAATTGACGCTGTCGAtgaggaatgcccactcttcactgcaaaggaactagaggaggcagtcctgtccatgaaggacaaaaaagcactAGGAGCGGTTGGCATTcccagcgaagtgttgaaacttgTATATAAATTAGCGCATTCAACGCGGGCATTTTTCCCTCCCGTGGGAAGGTAGCAAGATTTGTGTTGATAAGCAAGGGCAAAGGCGACCAATAGGCGATGTCAATGTATCGTCCACTCggtatgttggacacagcggggaagttgcttgagaagctcatgaAGTAACGACTGACTGACACAATATGTCCTGCGGGAGATTACTCACCAGAGCGGGACGATCCACAATTGTTGCCATTGCGATGGTGGGCCCAGCGGTAAAACTGGCTGAGGTACACAGTCGCCTTATGACCCTAGGCGTAAGAAACGACTttaattctgcgaggtggtgtGACATGCTTGTGACACTGCAAAATCatttccatactccaggctaaAGGATCTATCCTTTGTCTGGTGTTCCAAAACACCTTATACGATAGCCTTTTACGTttcgagatgcctgatgaatcgtaTCCGATCGGATACAGGACAGTGTTACGGCACTGGGAATGGTGGTGCGACGaataagcagatggatggctgaacATGGATCCTGCATAGCTCTAGAGAAAACTGAAGTCATTGTGCTGATCAAGAAGGGGGTTCCTACAGCCTTCCCTATTCAAATTGAGAACACCATGGTTTTGTCGAACCCGGCGGTGAAACACCTCGGTATCAAGATACGACacgatgagcttcttcgagcagattcgcaacaccgcaGTCTGCGGCTTTGCCGACTAATGTCCAACGTCGGAGGTCCTTTATCCAACAGGAGTCACTTGAGCGCGATTCCTCCGTCCTTCGTTACGGTTCCAAATTATGGGCTGCCTCCCTCAGAAAGGAAATGTACCGTAAACAAGAGGTTTTGCGGGTTGCGCTTGCCTATTTTACCGTGCGGGATCCAGTTGTAATAGTGATagcgggagttattccgatcactctccatgctgccgaacggaggcttatatacctcagGAAAAAGCGAGGAAAATAATGAAACTGTCGCTTGTTAAGAGAGAGCTCGTACTCTCtgcgcatggcagcaatcttggaaaatagaatcgagaggtagatggactgcttatctcataaaagacgtgcggcttggttcaatcgaaagcacggtgaggttgactattacatAACCCGACTGCACAGTGGGCACGAGTATTTTCAATTTCACCTACACACAATCGGACATGATGGATGATGCCTGGCACacatttttcttctgcagaaggaaGGAGCGCCACAGATGGAAGCGTATCTTGGGTCCCCAGACACCATGGTGCAGAGCGAAGACACTTGGAGCCGAGTGGTATGTTGCACCCAAGATACTCTTAAGACGAAgaagagggagatggataggagagatgccaACGTAGTTGAGGCTGCCTGAATCCACGGGCTTTTTCTCCGATGCTGAATAGGCCTGGCTTGTGATAATGTGACGAACAATTTCGGGTCAGAGTCCTGCACACCCCAGGGGGATGTTTTAGCCAGTAGTCTACCTGAAGCAAGAGTCCTACACTTTGTGCtcaaatgcatttcacctccctcttcttctttttcttcagcctttgtcccgttcgctttccagagctcatacgtcctgtggctttccccgatttcattcgttttattgcctcctcgacttcaattgcgctgaccggtggaattgctccaaatgtcggcaataattgtggaagtagaggatgagcaaatcCTTCAGTTTAAATCTGTTCGAAGTGTTCTCGCCATGTATCCGTTGCGGcacgacggttggtaagcaaagtaccgttcttgtaattaacgcaacagaagtgtccgatatcctgtgtgcgttcattacggcttttagcaagtcgacacagatctctctcgccatcccgagtgtccagtttatcgtaaagattttcgtaatggttcgctcgggtgacagcgaccgctttctttgcttcccggttggcattcttataaatttgccaattagcaggcgttttatcgtcgagaaaataTGAAACTCAGAATGCTCCATTAAAGGGATAgctttttgtttaaaatctggaaaaatattAATGTGCAACTAAATGCCAGCCGGAAGTTTTTATCGAGTGTTGCTGCAGAATAGAGTAGAATCCACTTTAGATTCCCAgaaaagagcttgcatcattagTCCAAGGACTGACTGGTACAAAATTATAGGGGATGAGTATTAAATAACTTGAGGCAAAGAATGGAAATCCTTGTCATAAGTGGGAATCACAGGCGCATATGCTGATTGAGGATTTAGATACCACTCAAGAAACTTGCGGTTTTGGCCATTAAAAATGAATGTAATATCAGGTATAAATTACATACACAATTAGCAGTTTCCCCATATGGAGAGTAAGACATTTTTCTCTGCCCAACAAtaagacaaacacaaaacctcaataTGCGACAACTTCTTGCAAAAACAGCCGCTTGTTTCCATTATTCAATGGAAGAGGAAAAAACGTATAATGTCCGTTACCGTTAATAATAGCGAAAATCTAACCATAACTGCTTCTAGTCTTACTCCGTTGAAAGACAGGTTCCACAACTAGAGTCCACACTAACTTTCATGTTCATGCATGtttagataaataaaaaaactagCACATCtacaaaaacaaacaacaaaaacacaaaccgTTCTCGCAACAGGAACTCTTTTAGACGACACACAGCACTGTCCCTCCGATTCCATTGTTCCAACCCCGACATTGTTAAGTACcacacaaatatatttatctgatcTTTACAGAATTCCTTGCAGAAACTCGCAGAATAATTGTAGAACTCGAGCGaatgaaatcctaatttttgacaAAGTTGTCTCGGCCGACATTTAACTGACTATGCCTCTTCAAAACTTGTTTTTAAAAGTGACAGGGGTGGCAACATATAGAGATGAAGCTCGGACGAGAGATGAAACCCTCCCTCTACACAGATCGCGGCGCCATCTTTAGACTCAACGGAATATTTATGGAGTTGGGAGCAAAGATAACTTATGTGGTGCCGAAAACTATTTGGAAACAGgaatttttaggttgggatTTCAGGTAGTTTTGCCAGTTCGCAATGATAGTAAATGGTTTAAGGAGAATGGTATAGACGAAGTTGAGCGTTTAAAACTTGATTAATAAGAGACAAAAATGCATATAATCTTACCCCAATCAGAGCATTTAGTTTCAACAAAATAATGAATTTCGTTTGGGATATGACGGATCCTAAGTTGACATTCACTTGAACCAAAGAGCgatttactcccacgtttttttgaTCCAAAaacccctcgtttggggcatagcactcaagtatacaaaaagaaagactaacggtttcgtccggggcagaggcaacccattACACGCTGCTTCCCCTCATAATAACGAAGTGCTGGTAGCACCGTAGGTTTGCGCATCAAGCTACGAAATGCACCACCCCATCCACTGGTATCGCGAATCAAAAAAGCTGAGTTCGCTGAGGGCAAGGCGACGTCTATCGGAAGTGCAGCGACACGTCGCCCTACAGTGTACGACCCCCTTAGTGGTGGCAATTATCGGGTAATTCCCGTCTCCAGACCCAACAAACTATTTTTCAAGATGTTGCCGATtcacgcattcgcgcactcctgcAAAAATAgcgcaacattactaccgaatgtagtctctctcagCTAGTTAAGGATGACGTCTAGCACTACATTcccaatcttctcgaaggtgcattCTCTACtacttaagcagggtatatgcAAACCTTCCAACAGCAGTTGATTATCGTCATTCCATTTGGTCCCCAAGCCCCATGACGAATGGTAACCTTGTGGGCCTAAATGCTTAGACAATTCGTGTCCGGTATCACATTCCGCTTACCCAATACTTTGCGCATTATTTGGCAAACTGTCGTGTTTCCTCGACCTTGGATCTCGCCAAGACTTACCATCAAATCTCTGCAGTTCCCGAATATATTTCAAACACAGCAATTTGCATAcattttggactcttcgagtttctCAGTTTTGGCCTGTGCAATGTGGCGCAAtgcttccagagattcatcaaCTCTGTATTAcgaaatttgtatttctgcTTCGTCTACTTCGATGACGTTCTGGTTGCATCTTCCATCGAGTCCAACCATTTGGCGTCAACATCTCCTTCAAAATGGCCTAATTCTTAACGTTGACAAATTTTTTCAGTAGCAagtgaaatttctaggccattcCGTCACCCCTGACGGCATTGAACCCGACTCAGATAAGATGCAAGCGATTGCTGCCAAAGACGGTTAAAGACCTTAGAAGGCTCTTGGGCATGATAAACTTCTACCATCATTTCCTGTCCAAAGCCGCTCATCACCAGGCCAATTCACATTGGACATTCAACATATGTCCGGTAAAGATAACTTAGTCTCGAACGATTGGTCCCAGATCGCcgagatcaacatcccagccgCAGTCAATTTTTCGCGGAGTACTTTAGAGCCTCCAatcggactccaaatacaagttcaaggagttcctTATCTTCGACTCACATTGCTCACCTCTCCTCCCTACTGCGAGATCtctgacctaggccatatattccgggcgcttttcgtaaggaagtgtttCTCTCGGTGCACGATCTTTCGCATCCTGGCATTCGGAGGACGAGTCGGCTAGTCTCCcgcaagtatttctggccgtccatgagcaAGAACATGAACTCTTGCGGCAtatagtgcatcgcatgccaaaagtgcagTCACTAAACATGCTACGAAGGAAGTAGATGTATTCGCTAGGTGGACAAGGCGCTTCCAATCTATACACCTCGACACTATAGGACCATTGCAAGGCATGCtcggctacaagtattgcctcatgaTTATTAATCGGTTTACGCGGTGagctgaggcaatacctctgaaagacataacaGGACAGTCATGTATTGTGGCCTTCTGTCGAGATTTGATTGCACGCTTCAGTGTTCCCGCCGTCATCATCACAGACCAGTGAATACAATTTGAATCTATTCTCCTCGGAGCTCGGGAAACTATATACTAAAATTGGAAGGCAGCCATTTGGTGTGCCACGAGCCGTCTTGGTcgcaagtcttgcctttcgGTGTGCTTGCTTGCGGTTCGGaagcaaccgcaacaggcgcgcaagttttaccaaaaagtcagcaggaagccttacacacctgcTCATCTCatggagacaaagaaggaaatctgatttccaatagaattggcatattggagcgatgggttgagtacttcgatgaactactgaacaacgagaacaccggcgagttggaggttccgccaactgaagatgacggacaaatactgccaaaaccaagtatagaagaaacagtccgtgcaattcattggcttaaaaatcataaaccgccaggagccaatgaaatcgcagccgaattggttaaatatggtggcgaccaattacaccaagcggtccaTCAACTTATACTTAaggtgacgactggcaaagaggcattatctgccccatacataaaaagaaagatatcacgcagtgcagcaattatagaggcatcacgttgctgagtaccatctataagatgtacTCCGCTATCTGGCTAGGTCGGAcaaccccatacacccagaacatcattggcctataccaaagtggcttcactccaggcaaataagcaacagattttctctgtgcggcaagcgatggaaaaactgttggaatatggccatcagtttaaggtagcctatgatagcatagccagggtaaaactacacacgaccataagagaattcggtatcccgacgaaattgactattgactaggctgaccctgaccaatgtgcgaaccCAGATAAAGCAGCCGGATCACTCtcaggaccattcgacatcaacaacggtctaagacaaggggataccctatcatgcgccctctttaacctggccctggaaaaagcgatcctggcctatgttgacgatatcgacatcatgggaagaaccacccgagacgtacaaactgccttcatccagatcgagcaggcggcgcaggatctgagctgcacatcaataaaggcaacacaaaatgtatggtggcaacgtcagcacaaaaactaaccaacgaacaacattaaaccgcactggtgaaacgggaagaataaagataggagactacaactttgaaaccgttgataatttctcctatctaggatcgaaaatcacaaccgataacagctacgacgatcaaATCGGTGCGCTGTTGTTGGCAGCcgacagagcttatttcagcttacgaaaactgttccgctcgaaacgtctcatcatagggtcttactcttactgtacaagacaatgatcttgctagtcctcatgtattcctcggagacttgggtccttagcaagacgaattgcgaactcttgggcgcgttcgagagaagaaccctccgaggaatttttggccccctacatgaggatggacaattccgtagcctacacaatgacgaaatctatgagcaacaccacgactgtctggtcgtttataaaatccggctcaataggttacggtgggcagatcacctaatccgtatggacgaggatgacccagcccggaaagtctataagggcaatatctatggcagaaaaagaagacgaggcagaccctgcctgagatggaacgatagcgtaggccaggatgccaggtagcttttagggatatcgaattggtggacctcggcgcaaaaccgggatgtcaggagttccttattaaggtagacctagaccgggtaccggttgttccCTGTTATTATGTGTTATTCAAGTAAAACACGTCACGCCGCTCCTTTCTTCTGCTCTTTTCTGCACTCGTTCCGCTTGCGCGTTTTTTTATCTCTCCTGAGTTGTTCGCTTCCGTTCACGATGTTCACTAGAATAGAGGCAAGTCCCTCGATAACTGCCGTGGTTGTATGTGTGCCGCCGTTTTGGCGAAGGAGCCCAGCAGCGTGGTTCCTCCAACTAGAGGCCCAAATTACTTTCGCTGTCGTCACAAGGGACGTCATTTGCTTCGATCATGCGCTGATCGGGCTAGATAAGGAGACAGTTGAACTTGTCTTCGAGGACTGGTTTTACAAAAGACTAAAGGAGCAGCTTATAAAACGCCTGCTGCGTGAAACGAAAGTAGGACTAGATCCTACTTCCTGAACGCATAGCACCTTtgcttcatttcacgcagcagttggcttgaCGCATGGCCACCTAGCGTtagctctgtcagtaagtggTTAAGTTTACCCGTCTCACTTCTGCCAGGCGCTCTATGGGCTGCTCCTTTAGTCTTTTGTAGATCCGCCTGCCGAAATGGAGGATTGGACAGTAGGTCGTCGGAACCTTCGGCAATTATCGGGGTTCGCCGAAAAGACTAAGAAATGTACCATCACCTGCAATTtcggggagaacctgagactctcCAGCGAACCGGGTTGGTTGCTTCTGCTTAGGGATGCAATGCAGAAGCTGACGTCGCCACCACCCGCCAGCCACAGGAAAACTGTGACTGACGTGCCCAAGGAACAACTAAACCTAAACCAACAAGAGAACGTTGGGTGTCGTCTAATCAACACAACGAAAAACTAGTATAGTATGATTgaccatatattttatttagacTTACgtagaattaaaataaaattagaaaaactAAAGAAGTAAGCGTTTTGAGAAATCTTCCTATTGGAAAGGGGAATTCCCCCGATCTCTAATGTCTCGAAATCTCATTTCCATTTACTCATCAGTCGGAAATTGGCCCAATTGCTGTCATTCCATACCATGTGCCCTACAAATGACAGTTTGAAATTAGTAAACAATTCTCCCCGTACACGTTCAGCATGAGCGCGGTTTTAGTGCCCGGTGAAGCCGTTTCTGAAATCGAAGAGGtagcaaaaaccaaaaaagtcgTCCTCGGTCCTGGCCTCCGTCGTACCAATGACTCTGTTTTGGCATGCAAGGCaggagttttgtgtaaaaaggctccaaatatgttttggATTGACAGCTACCAGCGTCGGTACGTCCCGGTGCGCGGTGAATGCGTCCTCGGCGTAGTAACCCAGAAGGCGGGCGATATCTTTCGCGTCGATATTGGAGCACACGAGCAAGCTTGCCTGTCGTACTTGGCCTTTGAAGGAGCCACAAAGAAGAATCGTCCTGACATACAGCTGGGGGATTTGCTCTACGCCAGGTTGGTCGTGGCGAGCCGAGATTTGGAGCCAGAGTTGGTCTGCGTGAATTCACATGGCAAAAAGGAGAAGCTGGGCGTGTTGAATGACGGTTTCGTGTTCAACTGTAGCATTAACCTAGTTAGAAAGATCCTGAATAAGAACTGTCCTTTGCTGCAAGCCTTGCAGAGAGAGATGCCGTTCGAAGTCGCCGTCGGAATGAATGGAAGAATATGGATAAAGGCGAAGACAATGCGAGAGACGATTGCTGTAGGGAATGCCATTCTAGCTACAGAATTCGTCTCGAATGATGATATTAGGAAATTGTGCGAAAACATTGGAAATATATTGTTTACATAAGTAGAAAGAGTGTTTCATTTCCATAATGTTCTCTGCGCCTAGCTGTCATCAGCTACTTCAAAACTGATTGCCGGCCTGGTGTCCATTTGCAGCGGTTCATCGAATATTATGCAAGCGTGGGCTTCTCGGAGAAATTTCAGTTTATTGACAAGTAGTGGATTGTACGGGTGTTTTGTGATTCGGAGCGAGTCAGTGCGGTGCCTTTACATCCCACGTAACAATTTAATTTTCCACCTTTGATTTCCCTTCTACTCTGAAGCCCGAAATGGCTCAAGCAAATGGGATTGGTTCCTCCCAGCAGAACATTCAAAGTGAGTTTCTGGAGAGATTCCATTCCTATCTTATTTACGTTGGGTCACCAGATTGTGAGGCATTATCTCGTGTGGCTTCAATGGCATTGTCCAATAGTCATCTTATTGGGCAAGCAGCTGATCTGAAATCATGCCATGGAATTCCCCAACGGCTGACCATGCTCAACTTTCATATTTAACCGAAACCAATTTTCTACTTGCAGATGGAGACAATGATGATCGCTGGCAAGAAGTAGAGATACCTGTGCCCTGGGGAATCGTAGCTGGTACGTTTCAGCTGAAGCAAGTGTGAGCACAGCTCGCTACGGTGTGAAGTTTCATAACTTTCCTGAGAAAGGGCTGCAAAACGCATAATGAAACTTGACACCTGATGTGCGACAAAATAAACAATTGTTTAATTTTTGCCTAGTCATGATGCTTGCGGCTTTAATATTTTGCTATATAAGCGTCGATTCATCATGCGCGAGTTGGGTTTCAAGTCCATTCCTCATTCATATCCGCGAAAGTCGTGTGAACTAAGCTGGATGGTTCCTCCGCCATTTATTGATTAGATAAGCTTTGCTTTATTAATTGTCGCACAATTATTGAAGACGAGCAGAATGAATGATGCAACACGTGTGGAATGAATGGTCGTGCGTCATAAGGTTTATTGCTGATTAGCATACAGCACAGACAGCATTTGGAAACGTCCAGGTCAAAGGTGGCCTTAAGTGAAACATTTAAACAA
The window above is part of the Hermetia illucens chromosome 3, iHerIll2.2.curated.20191125, whole genome shotgun sequence genome. Proteins encoded here:
- the LOC119651167 gene encoding exosome complex component RRP40; translation: MSAVLVPGEAVSEIEEVAKTKKVVLGPGLRRTNDSVLACKAGVLCKKAPNMFWIDSYQRRYVPVRGECVLGVVTQKAGDIFRVDIGAHEQACLSYLAFEGATKKNRPDIQLGDLLYARLVVASRDLEPELVCVNSHGKKEKLGVLNDGFVFNCSINLVRKILNKNCPLLQALQREMPFEVAVGMNGRIWIKAKTMRETIAVGNAILATEFVSNDDIRKLCENIGNILFT